Part of the Panicum virgatum strain AP13 chromosome 4N, P.virgatum_v5, whole genome shotgun sequence genome is shown below.
ACTGCTCTCATAGAGGATCCACGTTCACTAGAAACATTTAGTTTGCAGTTGCCAAGGATATCGAGAAAATGACTCATCACAAAAGAATATTACAAGGACAGGTTGTGATGCTGGTGTTCAGTTTAGTATCAGCAGAGAGGGGCTTTGGACAATGCAAACTGCTGTTAGAAAGTTACATTTTGATGGAGGGCAAAATCATGAATCTATGTAGCATGAAACATGTCACCAAATTTCTCATTTCAGAGCTTGTAATATGGAACATGTCATCTGATTGCTTATTTCAGATAACTTATTTCACAGCTTGTAATATGGAGCATGTAATCCTTTTGTGTGCATtgtttttctcgaacacgcaagagagctgcgtatctttgtattaagagagaAAGAATAGTCCAATTACAAAAAGACACTCCAAACCTTGGACCAGAGAAAGGAGTGCACAAGTTAAATAGGATTTAAATTACGGAAAAACACCTAGGCAGGACCAGACCAACAGAACCACCCAACTCTCTACCCCTGGACCACTCCCCTCTCAAGGTAGAGGGTAGCAAACCCTTTAGCCCCGGCAAACTGCCATGTGCACACTTCATCCTTAAAAGCCTGAACTGCTTGTTGTAAGTTGGGCGCTACTCCATCAAAGACACAAGCATTTCTATGCTTCCAAATAATCCATGCCCCTAGGATGCAGAAGGAGTTGAAGCCTTTTCTAAGATGTTTCTGTAGTCTCTTTTCGGCCTTCTTCCACCAATCAGCAAAAGACGAACTCCTGGTGGGTGTTAGGGTAGCTAAAGCTAGCTGCTGCAGGATGGTATGCCAGAATTGTCTTGCAAAAACACATGAGGTGAGTATGTGTTGGATTGTTTCCTCCTCCTGGTCACAGAGCACACACAGCTCAGGATGCTGCAATCCACTTTTTGCTAAGCGGTCTGCTGTACAGCAGCGGTTCCTAATGGCGAGCCATACAGATGTCTTGCACTTCCCTGGTGCCCAAGACTTCCAAAGCCTTTTCCAAGGTTCAAATGTGATAGATCCCAAAAAATAACATCTGTAAGCCGATTGCGTCGAGAATGATCCTGAGGCCTCAAGTTTCCAACGATGTACATCTTCCAAATCAGATAGGTTGACTTCAGCAAGTAAGTCCTACAACTCAAGATACTCGGCAAGGCCAAGCCAACCAAGTGCATTTTTAATGTCTGAGACCCACCGATTCTCTTGTAAAGCCTCATGCACAGTTcggttttttttaatttgaaggGAACACAGAGCTGCTGCCATGCAACCAGCGATCAGTCCAAAAGAGCGTATTCCTTCCATTCCCCACCATGGATTCAACTGCAATGGCAAACATGGCCGATGTTTGTGAGTAGACCGGGATTTGTAGACCTGCCCATGGGCGGTCTGGTCTAGTTTTCTCCATCCATAGCCACCGCATTTGGAGTGCCCATCCTAAAACCTCAAGGTTATGTATGCCTAGCCCTCCAAGATCGTGGGGCCGCATGACCTTTTCCCACGCCACGAGATAGCAGCCACCATTAGCTCTTTGTCTTCCTGTCCATAAGAATCCTCTCCTGATTTTGTCTACCGCTCTTAAGAACCATGTAGGCACTTTGATTTCTACCAGGATGTAAATGGGTATAGCTGTGAGAACAGATTTTACCAGGACTGCGCGACCAGCCAAAGTCATGAGAGAGGCCTTCCAACCTGGCAGCTTGTTAGCGATCTTTTCTATCCAAACCATCAGATCACATTTTCTCAGCTTCTTGTTAGAGATTGGTAGTCCCAAATAAGTGGTGGGAAAATTGGCTGTGGCACAATGCAGAGTATTATTCACGACACCATGAAACTCCTCATCACACTGAATAGGAATGACACAACTTTTTTGCAGGTTGGTTTGCAGACCCGAGGCCTCCCCAAAGACtgccaaaatattttttgtaagCTGTAAATCTTGCTCATTTGACCtgatgaataaagcaacatCATCAGCGTATAGAGAGAGTCTCTGTCCTGTGGAAAGCATAGGTAAGAGCAGTCCTTCCGATTCCGCCTTGATAAACAAACTGTTAAGCACATCCATGACTAGGATAAACAACATCGGGGAGAGAGGGTCCCCTTGACGAAGCCCTCGTTGATGAAAAATGGATTCCCCTGGTATCCCATTTAGAATAATCTGGGTGGAAGCAGACCTTAGTAAATTGGAGATGATGGAAACCCAGGTAGGACCAAAGCCTAGATGTGTAAGAATCTCCAGAAGGAAGGCCCAATCCACCGAATCAAATGCCTTCGAGATATCTAACTTTAGGAATAAACTCGAGATTTTTCGCTGGTGCAGGACTTTGATAGTTTGCTGTACCAGCATATAATTGTCATGAATACATCTGCCTCTGATGAAAGCACTCTGATTGGTTGCAACCAAAGTGTTAAGCTGTGGTGCAAGTCGATGAGCCAGAATCTTGGTCACAAGTTTCGCGAAGCTATGTACCAAGCTAATGGGACGGTAATCTTTTGCCTCCCTAGCATCAGCCTTCTTGGGAATTAGAGTTATGTAGGCTGAGTTGAGCAGCTCCAAATTCCTCATATCTCCTTGCTGCAGTGACACTAAAGCCGCCATGAAATTAGCCTTTATTATATGCCAACAGGATATGTAGAAGCGACCTGTAAAACCATCTGGTCCCGGCGCTCGATCTGTTGGTAGTGCCTTTATAGTTGCCCAAACTTCTTCCTCAGTGAATGGAGCATCAAGCACAGAGAGGTCCATGCCATCCCTGTGGAATTCAGCTAAGTTCAAAGTAGCTTCTCTAACTCTTGCCCTGCCCAGAATACCATCAAAGTGTTCAAAGAGGATTTGATGTTTTTCCTCTTGAGTTGTGACTACCCGACCATCTGTAAAAAGTTTAGGAATGAAATTCTTCTTCTTTCGGAAGCTGGCTTGTTTATGAAAGAAGGAGGTGTTTGCATCACCCTCTTTTAGATATCTCACTCGAGAGCGCAAACGCGCAATTGTCCGCTCCAAAGAGGCTAGGACCAAACAATGTTTCTTTAATTTACTTCTCAGCCACTTTTCTTCCGCCGATAATTCTCTGAGGTCCTGGGCCATTTCTAAATTATGCAAAATGTGTCGAGCGAGAGCTAGCTGCGAGTTTACATGACCAACTTGCTTCTGTCCCCAGGACTGTAGAGCTTTAGTAAGCCGCCTTAGCTTAATTGAGATTCTCAGGAAGGGGGAGCAATCATGTACAGGCTCATCCCAAGAATGCTGCACAGCTTCGAGAAATCCATCAAGCCTTGTCCAAAAACTCTCAAAGTGAAACCGTTTCTTTCCCAAGATGCCCTCCCTGAGACCAAGGATCAGCGGGCAGTGATCAGACATTTCCGAAGCAAGGCTTTGTAAGACACTTTCCATATAAATGTCTTCCCAACTGTTGGTGCAGAGAACCCGGTCTAACTTGACAAGTGTCGGAGAATCGCGTTCATTCGACCAGGTATATCTCCTTCCTAACAGCAGAATTTCCTTTAACTCAAACTCATTCACAAAACGGCGAAAACGACCCATCATTGCTCTGTTTATGTTCTCATTGTTTTTGTCTTCCGAACAGTATATCATGTTGAAATCCCCAGCTAACATCCAAGGGCCAGGACAGAGGGACCGTACCTCTTGGAGCTCATCAAGGAAAGCAGGTTTATCAGCATCTTGGTGAGGGCCATAGACCCCAGTGAACCACCAAGGTGGGTCGTACTGATTGCTGAGCGGCACTGAAATAGAATGCCGAAGTATATGATGATGAGTAACTGCAAAGGTTCCCTCCCTCCAAGCGACCAAAATACCCCCTCTAGTTTGCTGTGCAGGCAGAAAAACAAAATTGGTGTACTGTTGCCCAAGGAAGGAGGCAACATCACGCTCAGTGATTAGAGGTAATTTTGTTTCCTGCAGACAGACCACTGTCGGCTTTAAGTCATCCACTAACTTTCTCAGATTATCCCGCCCTGCTTTATCATTAAGACCACTGTCGGCTTTGAGTCATCCACTAACTTTTGTGTGCATTGTGGAGTTCTTTTGGTGAAATCACTGCAGAGTTCTTATGAGTTAGGAGAGTGAGTACTATTACAGCatgtatatatttatatatttaggAAATGCAACAGAAATTTGTGGCCTAAAACATATGGTTTTATTGCAACAGTAATTGTTCGCAGCATTCTATCAATAGTTACAGGCAAAGAAGGATCCGAGTCAATAATTCAACATTCTGTATGTCAGCAAAGAAGGATCCCAGTCAATAGTTATTTATTTTCCAACAAATGAGAGAAAATCTCATATTCAAGAACATCCACATTTATTTCAGAATAGTATCTTTTTTGTAACACATCCATACACTGTACAATTTGAGAAGTACAATACAAGAAGCATGAACAATTTATGTATAGTTCCATAAACATCACATACACTGTAACAAATTCCTAACTACACTACAATTTAGATGTTTTCGAGGAGCTGCTGGTTGGTGAGCAACCAGGCTGGATGTGGTTCAACCTTGAAATGGTTCATGCACACATTGTGAGATCAGCATTTCAGAATCCCAGTTCATCTTTTTGCTATTTTGGCGGAATGTTTTCGTACATGGTCCCCGATTCCTGCAGCAGCAAGGTTCATGAACATATTGTTAGCATTAGCAATTTTTTGTAGCTATATATCTCTTCTATCCTTGCCAATGAAAGAAAAGACATTCAAACAACAACCTTGCTGTAGCATCCAAGAATCTGCTTACATGCAACAGGTCTGCAATTGCAATTGATGACTTGGAGACCACATACAGAATGTCTAGGTTGCCAGCTGAAGATGAATGTGAATTCCAATTATCTGTGCGGCTCTCTGGTTCTACAGAGTAGTGTTAACTTATTACGTTATTGATCAAAAGCAAGAAGAGGTAGGATTAGAAGTATAAAACTTAAACACCACTGGTCAATTTAAACTGAAGAAATGCATACCTCTGAATAGTTCAACAACGACATGCATCTTGTATGCAGAGTTCTGAATTTAAATCTTTGCATATCCAGCTGAACTGGTGCCGTCATTAAATCTACAAGCCCAAGAGTGTTATCAAGTCAAATAGAATTGTTATCCTCATCCTCAGCACTATCAATTGAAACACAATATCTTGGAATTGGGTTCAAATGCATGACTGCAGATCAAGATACATCAGAGACCAGCAAAGTTAAAACTCACGTTGTCACAGCCACAACTACAATTTCTCGGCGGCCGGCAACAGGGGCTTCGCGCGCGCAACGGCCGGCAGCGAGGGCTCCGGCGCGCGGGGGATCCGCCGGGCAGAGTCAGCAGCAGGTGCCGGGGAGGGTGGCTCAGCAGCAGGTGCCGGGGAGGGTGGCCGGCCGTGGAGGCGGCAATGGCTGCGCCCGGGGCAGCGGCGAATGGGGGCACGGCGGCCGCCATCAGGGGCTCGGGCTCGCGGGGCGGGGGCACAAGGAGGGGGGAGCGGGGctgcggcgagctccggcgatgGAGATCCGCGGCGCAGAACAGATGCGGAGATGTTTGGAGCTGAGCCTTGTTTGGAGCTGGAAGATGAGCCAAGCCGAGCACGAGGAAAAGGAGGCGAGCCGAGACTTGGTCCTGTTTGGTTCACACTTTCTTTCCTAATGCACACAATCTAAGAAAAGAATTTCACATACATACATAAagtgctaaataaaatctatttacaaattttttttagaaatgggtataatttttcgtgacgaatttAAAGACAATAATTAATTgttgattggctacagtgatactacagtaactattctctaatcacgcggttaaAGACTGTATTAGATTTTTCAGGATTCCTAGCGCAGCGCagagttctgaaattaattatgtaaattgattttatttaacatcgtaattaacggtcaaaggGTTTTAAGTTCTCCCTGATACGGAAACCAAACAGGGCATCGGCTGCGGGGGAGCACCGTGGCGCTGATGGACCCGGTGTCCACCCAATTTTTTTCCGGTATGGAAAGGCGATCGATCTAGGtcttgagcgccgccgccgcctctctcaTGGAAACCCCAATCTCCTCCGCGCCTGGAGATGCGAATTCTCCTAGGGCTagcttcgccggcggcggccccagcGAAGGCGACGGATCAACGGCGAATGGTCGGAGCTACTACGACAAGTTCGGGTATCCGGATGCAGCTTCCCATTTCGAGGCAAAGGATCAGGTGAGTAGATTTTTTGTGCTGATGAGAAATAAGTGGATCGATTTTTGGTTGTGATCGACTAGCTGATTGCTGCAGGAGACTCTCACCAAGTACATGATTCATGTGTCCCCAATACTGCAGCCTGTATTGGCCAAGGACAGGGTCGCCAAGTTCGAGAACCTCTGCTGCGGCTGGTCGCACTTTATGGGCCGCCGCGATTTCATTTTCCCAGATGTCCTCATTTCCATCATCTCCCAGAACGCCGTGCGCTGTGCCAAGGTGGCGCTGAGCGGCGATCTGTACAACGGACGCCGAGCTGACCCCAACGCCCGGCACCGCTACGGGTTCACGCCCCTCCACGCGGCCGCTGAGACTTTCAGCGTCGATATGGTCAAGCTCCTCCTTCGCCATGGCGCGTCGGCGAACATCCGCACGGAGGGAGACAATGTTATTGAAGGTCTCCTCCCTCTTCATGTCGCAGTAGAGAATGCTGGCATGCATAAGTTCCTGGAGGACCATTGGGAAGATGGGTGCCCTCTCGAGAAACTCATCTCTCTCCTCTGTCTGCCTGAGATGGTTCGATCCTATCTACTTTCATAATCGGTCCTAAACAATCACCACCTGCCACTTTATAATTCCTTTAGCTTACAGTTGCTTCATATGCCATTCTACTCACTTTTTTTACTTCTTATCAGATGCATGCACACACAAATACAATAACAAATCCTTTCAACTTAAAGTAGGCTTCTATGTCCACGTACACATGACTTAGGCCAACATACCACCAAGTGTCATTTTTCTTAACATAAACATCTTTCCTCCTCTTCAATTGACAAGTTTTCAGTCGACATGATTTGTACTAGGATTTATATTAGTATTTATTTTTGTAGGTAAGTAGGTGGAGGAAAAAAATCTATTAATGTATAGACTACAGAAAAAGTTGTTTTTTGGTAGACCATCCCATTTTGATCTAGTGGTGCTGGATGTCGATTGAATGTTTCCCAAACTTTCAATTGACTGAAAATTAGCAAGCCCCTAAAAATAAAAGGTGGACAATTATCTTGCTAAGAATTTTTTTACTTTTAAAAGTGATGAGCCCAATCGTTTCTCTTATTTACTGCATGCATCTGTTAAAGTATAATCTACAAATTGTCATATCGGTGCCATTCGCAGAAGATGTACTTGGACACGACCAGGCTGATTGCCAAACATACAGATAACATTGTTGATGAGGTATGGAATTATATAAATGGGAGGAAGTTTGTCGAGTCGGCAATTTTGCTGCTGGCTGCTCAGAAGCAGCTTCGTGGCCCCGTAAATGGGGGCAGAAGCAAGGCTTCTCGGGATGGGTTTGATGTTGTTAGACGTCGCACCTATCAAGCTATTGGCTCCCTACATCGTCAAGCAACAGCTATGGTTAATGAGGGAAAAAATGGCAGTGTCCTAAAGAAGCTGAAGAACAAGAAGGAAGATCTTATTACAGCAGGAACTCTAGTTGATATTGTTGACAATGCAGGTGAAGCTCTTGAGAGCTACATTCAGACTTACTCAGAGGTACGgcctacacacacacacacacacacacactgggGCCGGTACCACTTTTCTGTGTATTCTTTTGTGCTTATGGATTCGTGGAttacttctttctttctttttatttcGAAGCAGTAGATTTGACCAAATTATACTAGCTTGTCATAAAACCCATCTTAAATTAGACTAATCATCTATCTTCACATAAACCTGAGAGATCATTTCTTTTGTTTCCATTTCAATCTGCCTTTTTTcggtgatggtggtggtggtgtggttTGAAAACCCATTAGAACTTTTTTTTGTCTGGCTGTTGATTTTGGTTGCTTCATTTATGAACTAACCAGCACCAACAGAATAGAACCTGGGTAAAATGGGAATCCACTTAGAGTACAGGAACAATTAATAACCAAGGTAGTACCCAAAGAACAGGGTTTTCAGCAGTGGGTTAGGATCACCTCTGCCCACAAGGCCATGACATGTCAATGCTAAAATATGCCATTTCTGTCATGGTTGCGACTGCTGTAGTTCATGGTGTTGGTTGTGACAGCAACAATGGAAGGATGGGGAGTGCTAGGCTAGTTGGGTCAGGCGCGTCCAGTTTGTTTTCTTATTTCGTTTTTCTTCTGCTGTGCTGTTCAGTGTGGTGGTTGTTATGGCACAAAGATTGGGAGTGCTAGGCTGGTTTGGTTAGGCTGGTccatccttctttttttttgttgttgtctaCACTTTGGGCTTTATTACAGAAGACTAGATATCATGATCCTGAGATCCTCTTTGCTATTGTCAAGTATGTTCACAAGATAAGGCATCCATTAAGTAGGCTAGCTTTAGTAAGTAACAGTGCATGCCATATTGAAACACTGATTAAAGAGGTTTCTTGACTAGCCAGTAACTTGATAGCATGCTAAATCAATTTCACTGGCTTGATGGAAATTCagcatttttgtttttattaatGAAACCAGGTCACCAATTTCATGTGTTTGCTAAATCTTCTGTTCAAAGGTTGTTATGTGGTTTCAGCCATTGCCACCTGACAAGTGAACATATCTGAATACACACTTTGGAGTAATGTCTCTTATCATTTTATAATTATTGTTTTTACAAGAAAATGATTGAATGTAGGTGACCCATGAGGAGATTATTGAACATGTTTCATCAATTCTAAACAGCAATGGCATTGTTCATTCTGGAATGGGCATTGACACTGGAAACCTCAAAGGGTTTGTGATTTCTTAGCTTCACTTATATTTACTTAATATTTGTGTTTTTATACGTGTCTAATGTATCTAGTTTGTTTTCTAAAATTTTCCTTCTTGCTTTGAAGCTACCAATATCTTTGGGCAACAGCGATTCATAAATCAGTCTCACGAGGTGTGTTGCTTTTTGGTTGACATTATTTCTTATTTGTATTAGAAAGGAACAATTTTAGTATATATACTTCAAAccgggttcttgagcgggtcgataatgtaaagaggggtagaggtagacctaaactgacgtgggatgagtcggttaagagagaccttaaggattggaatatttctaaagagatagctttggatagaagcgcttggagactagctatcaatgtgcctgaactttgaacttatttctttcgggtttcatctctagcctaccccaacttgcttgggaaaaaaggttatgttgttgttgttgttgttgttacttCAAACCATTGCAAAGTTATCCATGCCTGATGCACCAAGTTAAAACATTTCACTATAATAATGCTGATGGCCTATCTAGTGTAAAAAGGGGGGTTGAACTAAATGGAAAGTGAGGCAAAACTTACTGGGAGTTACATGTTAGATGTGGCTACTACAGTTGCTGACAACAGTGACTAGTACCGTATCAGATCATGGAACCATATCACGGTGCTACAAATGTAGTTTAGTTCCTGTATTTCATCTTTGTATTATTGCTTCCAGGAAGAGATGAAACGTGCACACGGTTTACTCCTATGACAATATAAATTGTAGCCTATTTCTCAGATGGATCTGTTTTACTGTCCAGTCATTTGCACCTTGTATGTCCTTTACACTTGATAACAATCTATGGATTATGATTTGTGTTTCATAAGTTGGCTCCTAACCAATGCGGTTACTCAATATAGTGGATGCTGAGGAACCTGACAAAGCTGAAAACTCATCTTCTCTGAATGCTAAAGTTATTAACAAGGTAAAGAATGAAATTTGAATGTGGatgatcttttattttttttaatgccATCTTTTGGATACTTCATTTAGTTAACAGGCAGTTGTTATGCCTTTTTTGCAATTTCGCAACTACTTGTATTATATTTGTTACATTAGGAGAAAACTTTCAATTTGTTTTGAGAATTACTTGTGATCTGGCTAATGGAACTTGCTTGAAACCTCCTAATAGTGCCACCAATTATGTGTGTTTATGTTCGGCAATGTTCTAATCAGAAGCATTGTCTTATGGAAATTAATTTTTACTGTTGTATACCATTCCCATTTGGAGATTCATCTCTTAAATCCACTTGTGGTGTCTTTTCCACGGTTGGTTATATGAGTCTAATTTGGCTTGAAAAAGTTAATGCCAGAACAAACAGATTTTATTAGGATTATTCTTCTGAACTAACATACTTTATTGCCTCAGTTGATCAGGTGATTTAGGTAATATCTGATGTAAATTAAGTAAATAAAACGTAAGATTCAACTTTTGACATGTTAAGCAGCAGGATGCCATGAATACTCATTGCCTGTCAGCTGTGCATTCAGATGCTAATCGCCTCATGTAATCCTGCAAAAGGTACCGCCTAAAGGATTGGCCCTAAGAGACGAGAGAAACAAGTTCTTCCCATACTGGAAATCGGTGTTGTCTGCTCGGCTGATGGTGAATATAGTTCCACCTTGTGAACCAAGCATGAAGGACAAGAAGGCAATGCAAGGTACTGAACCAGGCAGGAAGGGTGTCCGGGTCACAAACAAATCAAGGGGGAATTTGACCTCAGCGCCTCAGTTGGGGAGCAGATATGAATGTAGAAGGCAGCTTTGCACTATTGTTTTGAGGTCCCTGAAGGTGCTCAGATGCACTTGAATAGATATCTGATGAGAGCGTGCCTGTTGAAATACCATTCCTGGGTACTGCCTGAATACCTTTTTGCTTAACTTTCCATTGGTACTGTAGATATATTTTTCATTTTGGCTGAGGTTGTATCATCTTTGTGTAGATCTGAGGAAAGCAGAAGCATCGGGGACATGAAAATGTTATTTTTATGGCCTGTACTTGTGATTTGAAACCTCGATGTCACTGTACTATTTGGAATATTACTATTCAAAGTTGACCTTCGATGTAATGTAATTTATGTGTGCTAGGCAATAGATATGACCTGGTATGTGACCTATACTAGTAAATGAATGCTGTGCTACctttaaataaatattttatgaGCTCTTAAAACCTGTTATGTGATCTATCCTAGAAATTGTGCGAAATAAAAAAGACTATCCTAGTAAGTATTGTGCTACCTTGAAATATTCTTATATGAGCTTTCAAAAGTAATGTTATGATATGCTTTACCGAGTGTTTTTTCCC
Proteins encoded:
- the LOC120669962 gene encoding uncharacterized protein LOC120669962 isoform X3, which translates into the protein METPISSAPGDANSPRASFAGGGPSEGDGSTANGRSYYDKFGYPDAASHFEAKDQETLTKYMIHVSPILQPVLAKDRVAKFENLCCGWSHFMGRRDFIFPDVLISIISQNAVRCAKVALSGDLYNGRRADPNARHRYGFTPLHAAAETFSVDMVKLLLRHGASANIRTEGDNVIEGLLPLHVAVENAGMHKFLEDHWEDGCPLEKLISLLCLPEMKMYLDTTRLIAKHTDNIVDEVWNYINGRKFVESAILLLAAQKQLRGPVNGGRSKASRDGFDVVRRRTYQAIGSLHRQATAMVNEGKNGSVLKKLKNKKEDLITAGTLVDIVDNAGEALESYIQTYSEVTHEEIIEHVSSILNSNGIVHSGMGIDTGNLKGYQYLWATAIHKSVSRGVLLFG
- the LOC120669962 gene encoding uncharacterized protein LOC120669962 isoform X1 encodes the protein METPISSAPGDANSPRASFAGGGPSEGDGSTANGRSYYDKFGYPDAASHFEAKDQETLTKYMIHVSPILQPVLAKDRVAKFENLCCGWSHFMGRRDFIFPDVLISIISQNAVRCAKVALSGDLYNGRRADPNARHRYGFTPLHAAAETFSVDMVKLLLRHGASANIRTEGDNVIEGLLPLHVAVENAGMHKFLEDHWEDGCPLEKLISLLCLPEMKMYLDTTRLIAKHTDNIVDEVWNYINGRKFVESAILLLAAQKQLRGPVNGGRSKASRDGFDVVRRRTYQAIGSLHRQATAMVNEGKNGSVLKKLKNKKEDLITAGTLVDIVDNAGEALESYIQTYSEVTHEEIIEHVSSILNSNGIVHSGMGIDTGNLKGYQYLWATAIHKSVSRVDAEEPDKAENSSSLNAKVINKVPPKGLALRDERNKFFPYWKSVLSARLMVNIVPPCEPSMKDKKAMQGTEPGRKGVRVTNKSRGNLTSAPQLGSRYECRRQLCTIVLRSLKVLRCT
- the LOC120669962 gene encoding uncharacterized protein LOC120669962 isoform X2, translated to METPISSAPGDANSPRASFAGGGPSEGDGSTANGRSYYDKFGYPDAASHFEAKDQETLTKYMIHVSPILQPVLAKDRVAKFENLCCGWSHFMGRRDFIFPDVLISIISQNAVRCAKVALSGDLYNGRRADPNARHRYGFTPLHAAAETFSVDMVKLLLRHGASANIRTEGDNVIEGLLPLHVAVENAGMHKFLEDHWEDGCPLEKLISLLCLPEMKMYLDTTRLIAKHTDNIVDEVWNYINGRKFVESAILLLAAQKQLRGPVNGGRSKASRDGFDVVRRRTYQAIGSLHRQATAMVNEGKNGSVLKKLKNKKEDLITAGTLVDIVDNAGEALESYIQTYSEVTHEEIIEHVSSILNSNGIVHSGMGIDTGNLKGYQYLWATAIHKSVSRVDAEEPDKAENSSSLNAKVINKMLIASCNPAKGTA